A stretch of the Ananas comosus cultivar F153 linkage group 14, ASM154086v1, whole genome shotgun sequence genome encodes the following:
- the LOC109720314 gene encoding zinc finger CCCH domain-containing protein 4 isoform X1 has protein sequence MAASSSSSSSSSSSFSPSSSLSPPEPRPPLPVAALRAKIVEKIRENRVTLIVGDAGCGKSSQVPQYLLEENIEPILCTQPRRFAVVAIARMVAQARSCEVGGEVGYHIGHSNVSDINSSRSRIVFKTAGVLLEQMRDKGMAALKYKVIILDEVHERSVESDLVLACVKQFMMKNKDLRVVLMSATADITRYRDYFKDLGRGERVEVIAIPSAPQSNIFQRKVWYLGQVADLLGKSSESLSTRYCSGTNPFYSSVDIEHEEHQLIHSLVLHIHKEEPDIEKSILIFLPTYHALERQWVLLRPLFSLLKVHILHRSIDTDQALLAMKVYKSHRKVILATNIAESSVTIPGVAYVIDSCRSLQVFWDHNRKADSTELVWVSKSQAEQRKGRTGRTCDGQVYRLVPRTFYNNLNDHEDPAILRLSLREQVLTICCAESKAINDPKVLLQRVMDPPDPEVVEDALDLLVHIHALDKPLPPRGRFEPTFHGRLLDSLPMSFDASALTLKFGEIGLLHEGILLGILLDILPLPIFRPFGDPALYAKFVDNYFQDESGSFLTRKKEAIFMANLCAFQFWQRVFKDKHRLEQLKQIVSVANSKAPHGLIAEIEEEWCKFHNLVQTSLHTISDIYEDAITMMHRFRPAFLAKVEPPSYFEPYAFEHTCLQSGLSELIEDMDLLTVGDDENLDLLSQKRCLAAPYVSPSHFLATSIFEKLQAIVKEIKVQHGVDARPILDEIINGAAFLPAAELPTTEAIICRFFAQGLCTKGDDCYFSHSVQAKRPLCKFFLTLQGCRNGDSCFFLHDYRPRIPSITAGPCLQERNRASRNSFLQLLLVNSDEKILILNDTDLSFTSNLSSHFDPSKIIAATPIPYSSQSEVLSKGIRILWNVSNPCHLIISDNGKVPPILWDKSKCVLWFADVEVSRASKELLQNLFEHLAVRILADTLYDLRLILIMNNTVFALLQVEKLARECFFFLGQSIPFDESSFGNFSGYHRSVRPKQVSAPFAYVFNMHPPTKIQFGNYSSELHKALYRM, from the exons atggcggcgtcgtcgtcgtcgtcgtcgtcgtcgtcgtcgtcctttTCTCCATCTTCGTCGCTCTCGCCTCCCGAGCCCCGCCCCCCGCTCCCCGTCGCGGCGCTCCGCGCCAAGATCGTCGAGAAGATCCGGGAGAATCGCGTCACCCTCATCGTCGGCGACGCCGGATGTG GAAAGAGCTCCCAAGTGCCACAGTACCTGCTGGAAGAAAATATAGAACCCATATTGTGTACACAACCTAGAAGATTTGCAGTTGTGGCGATCGCAAGAATGGTGGCTCAAGCTCGCAGTTGTGAAGTAGGAGGTGAGGTGGGATATCATATTGGTCACTCAAATGTCTCGGATATCAATTCAAG CAGATCAAGAATCGTTTTTAAAACTGCTGGTGTTTTGTTGGAACAAATGCGGGACAAGGGGATGGCTGCATTGAAGTATAAGGTTATAATACTTGATGAGGTGCACGAAAGATCCGTGGAGTCTGATCTTGTTCTTGCATGCGTAAAGCAATTTATGATGAAAAACAAAGATTTGAG GGTTGTTCTAATGTCCGCAACTGCTGATATCACAAGATACAGAGATTACTTTAAAGATCTTGGGAGGGGTGAAAGGGTTGAAGTAATTGCCATTCCCAGCGCTCCGCAAAGTAATATCTTCCAGCGGAAAGTTTGGTATCTAGGGCAG GTTGCAGATCTTCTTGGGAAAAGTTCAGAGTCATTGTCAACGAGATATTGTTCTGGGACAAACCCTTTCTATTCTAGCGTTGACATAGAGCATGAAGAACACCAACTTATTCATTCATTGGTATTGCACATACATAAAGAAGAACCTGACATTGAGAAAAGCATATTAATCTTTCTTCCCACGTACCATGCATTGGAGCGGCAATGGGTCCTTCTAAGgccccttttttctcttttgaaagtACATATTCTTCATCGCAGCATTGACACCGATCAAGCACTCTTAGCTATGAAAGTCTATAAATCTCACCGTAAG GTGATTCTAGCAACAAACATTGCAGAATCGTCTGTCACTATCCCAGGAGTGGCTTATGTCATCGATTCTTGTAGATCTTTGCAAGTCTTTTGGGACCACAATAGGAAAGCAGATTCAACCGAGCTTGTTTGGGTGTCCAAGTCTCAG GCTGAGCAGAGAAAAGGTAGGACTGGTCGAACCTGTGATGGCCAGGTCTACCGGTTAGTTCCCAGAACATTCTATAATAATCTAAATGACCATGAAGACCCTGCAATTTTGAGGTTATCCTTGAGGGAGCAAGTACTTACGATCTGCTGTGCTGAATCAAAAGCTATTAATGATCCCAAAG TTTTGCTGCAAAGGGTTATGGATCCACCAGACCCAGAAGTTGTCGAAGATGCCCTTGATTTGCTTGTTCATATTCATGCATTGGATAAGCCCCTTCCTCCTAGGGGCCGATTTGAGCCTACATTTCATGGCCGGTTACTTGATAGTTTACCTATGTCATTCGATGCTTCAGCACTGACCCTCAAATTTGGTGAGATTGGTTTGCTTCATGAAGGAATTCTTCTTGGCATATTGTTGGATATTCTACCACTTCCAATCTTTCGACCATTTGGGGATCCAGCTCTG TATGCAAAATTTGTCGACAACTACTTTCAGGATGAAAGTGGTTCTTTTCTAACACGGAAGAAGGAAGCTATATTCATGGCAAACTTATGTGCTTTTCAATTCTGGCAACGCGTTTTCAAG GATAAGCACCGTCTAGAGCAGCTTAAACAAATCGTCAGTGTTGCCAACTCGAAAGCACCTCATGGTTTGATTGCTGAGATTGAAGAGGAGTGGTGCAAATTCCACAATCTTGTACAAACATCGCTTCATACTATCTCCGATATTT ATGAAGATGCCATCACCATGATGCACCGTTTTCGCCCTGCCTTCCTAGCAAAAGTTGAGCCTCCCTCATATTTTGAGCCTTATGCCTTTGAACACACCTGTCTGCAATCTGGTCTGTCTGAGCTAATTGAAGACATGGATTTGCTTACCGTGGGTGATGATGAGAATCTCGATTTACTTTCTCAGAAGAGGTGTCTCGCTGCACCATACGTATCTCCAAGCCATTTCCTAGCCACTTCCATATTTGAAAAGTtgcaggctatagtcaaagaG ATAAAGGTTCAGCATGGTGTAGATGCACGACCAATTCTTGACGAGATTATTAATGGTGCCGCATTTCTACCAGCCGCAGAACTACCGACTACAGAAGCTATTATATGTAGATTTTTCGCCCAAGGATTATGCACTAAAGGGGATGATTGTTACTTTTCTCACTCAGTTCAGGCCAAAAGACCACTGTGCAAGTTTTTCCTTACACTTCAG GGTTGCCGAAATGGAGATTCATGTTTCTTCTTGCATGACTACCGCCCACGCATTCCTTCCATCACTGCAGGTCCCTGCTTGCAGGAACGCAACCGAGCTTCACGCAATTCTTTTTTGCAACTTCTGCTTGTTAACTCCGATGAAAAAATTCTTATATTGAATGATACAGACCTATCATTCACTTCTAACCTCTCTAGTCATTTTGATCCGAGCAAGATAATCGCGGCCACACCTATTCCGTATTCCTCTCAATCAGAAGTCTTATCCAAGGGCATTAGAATTCTCTGGAATGTGAGTAACCCTTGCCACTTGATCATTTCTGACAATGGAAAGGTTCCTCCTATACTTTGGGACAAATCAAAGTGCGTTCTCTGGTTTGCGGATGTCGAAGTGAGCAGAGCAAGCAAAGAACTCTTACAGAATCTCTTTGAGCATCTCGCTGTCCGGATCTTGGCAGATACCCTGTATGATTTGAGGCTGATCTTAATTATGAATAACACTGTATTTGCGCTGCTACAG GTAGAGAAGTTGGCGCGAGAATGTTTCTTCTTTCTTGGCCAGTCGATTCCGTTCGACGAATCGAGTTTTGGTAATTTTTCGGGATACCACCGCTCTGTGAGGCCTAAGCAGGTGTCGGCGCCTTTCGCGTATGTTTTCAACATGCATCCCCCGACCAAAATACAGTTCGGCAACTACTCTTCAGAACTGCACAAGGCTTTGTACAGAATGTAA